The Kluyvera intermedia genome includes the window CGCTGGATATCAAATTGTATCAGGGTGATTTTCACCTTTAAGGACTGTCATGCTCGCCACCAACGATCTCTGGTTTCGCTACCAGGATGAACCCACGCTGAAAGGACTGACGCTGGATTTTTCTCGCCAGGCCGTGACCGGGCTGGTGGGGGCGAACGGCTGCGGAAAATCGACGCTGTTTATGAACTTGAGCGGGCTGTTGCGACCCCAGCAGGGCGCGGTATTATGGCAAGGGAAAGCCCTGGATTACAGTAAACGCGGGCTATTGGCGCTGCGCCAGCAGGTCGCGACGGTCTTTCAGGATCCGGATCAGCAAATCTTCTATACCGATATCGACAGTGATATTGCCTTTAGCCTGCGTAATTTAGGCGTGGCAGAAGAGGATATTGCCCGCCGCGTTGATGAGGCGCTAACGCTGGTCGATGCCCAGCATTTTCGCCAGCAGCCGATTCAGTGCCTGAGCCACGGACAGAAAAAACGTGTGGCCATTGCTGGGGCGCTGGTACTGCAAGCGCGCTATTTACTGCTCGATGAACCCACCGCCGGGCTGGATCCTTCCGGCCGGGCGCAGATGATTGATATCATCAAGCGTATCGTCGCGCAGGGCAATCATGTGGTCATTTCCAGCCACGATATCGATTTGATTTATGAAGTCAGCGACGCGGTGTACGTACTGCGCCGGGGCGAAGTGCTGGCGGCGGGCG containing:
- a CDS encoding energy-coupling factor ABC transporter ATP-binding protein, with amino-acid sequence MLATNDLWFRYQDEPTLKGLTLDFSRQAVTGLVGANGCGKSTLFMNLSGLLRPQQGAVLWQGKALDYSKRGLLALRQQVATVFQDPDQQIFYTDIDSDIAFSLRNLGVAEEDIARRVDEALTLVDAQHFRQQPIQCLSHGQKKRVAIAGALVLQARYLLLDEPTAGLDPSGRAQMIDIIKRIVAQGNHVVISSHDIDLIYEVSDAVYVLRRGEVLAAGEPGEVFAQRELIEQAGLSQPWLVKLHAELGLPLCKTEAEFFRRMREKGTQ